GGCCATGGGCATAGCCTTAGGCTTGGTCCTCTTAGTATTTTGCTGTggcctgaggaggagaggagaatgtgGAACCTGATTATATTTCAGTACCATTTTTACTTACAAAAAAAATCTCCAACCACCCTTCACAGAAGCGAATGAATTTCAATGCAATTTCATATGGATGTGATGATTGGTCAAAAGGTAAGATAATCAACTCTTTCATGATTTTTTTCTTACTTTTGGGGATTGCTGTACCTTAGGGACTCTGACATGTCAGGTTGCCTTAAAGACAAAAACATCTCAATGTCAATGAGCTTGAACATTATTATTTGTTGTATGTAAAATACAGATACAAAAATGAGAGTACCTTAGAGGGATATCCAAAGTGGGGAGATTAGAGCTGGCCTTTGGTCTACAGATAATGTAGAAGGGAGACATCATTCAAAATGACACACCTAATATGGTTTAATAtgtgacatcatcatcatcaagaaCCATACAAACCTCTCTCTGCAACGTATTCTGCGTACAAACATTACAGCTACCCATAGAAAGACACTTACAACTGCCAGAGCAGTCAGCATCCATGGCAGAACTGTGTtcaaagaaagacagacagagagagacagtgagagcaagagagagagagagagagagagagagagtggggacaCATGGGGGGGCAGAGGAGTAAGAATGAAAGTCACTGTGTGCTGATTATAATGATATCAGAAGATAAACAACAGAAATGCTGTACTGAATGCTTACTTACACTGTCCAGCTGTGAATTTTGTGTCAAGGGGCAGCTGCTGGATGTCAGTGGCCAGTGAGTTACTGGCTACACAGGAGACATTTGGTCGACTTTCCACAGGCCCAGTGAGTTCTGCTGACACCATATTTTCTCTGTATATGGTGATGGAAGTGAAGGAGGATGGGAGAGTGCTGCTTCCGTTGATCGTCCAGTGCAGAGTGGCATTAGGTCGGGCTTCTGCTCTACACACACAGTGCAGAATCCCACCCTTCAAGGAGCAAGTGGAGTCAGAGAGGATTGCTGGGGGGACTGGAGTGACAGAATGACACAAAgggttttaaaatgttttttttgacaCTTCCTTCCTGTTGTGAGTGAGAAACAATGACACACATAATGTGTCGCTAGAATTAGCATCTCATAGTACAAATATAATGTTAGTTCCATTGGAAACTGTGCAaccacacatagacacatacaatGAGATACTTACAGTTGACATCCAGAAACAGCCAGGCTGACTGATTTGATCCAATATTATTTTGGGCAATGCAGGAGAATGAGGTGTCTCTGCTAATGTTGGGATAGGACATTTTGCCCTGAGTTGAATTCATTTGGATGCTTTGGCCTCCCTGTCGTCTGATCCACACATACCTGCCTGGCTGGGGGTTGCTGTCAGCAACACACTCCAGGTTGACACTATGACCTTCACTGACAGGCTGTTCGTCCACCATCACCTTCACACCTACAGGGGCATCTGTTAATAAAGTAGACAAACATGTATTGTGACTTTGTAGTCGTTTGTTCTGTAAAATTGTAGATTTGTTTAAGTGATGGCCTGTGAACGGAATAATTACACAACTGAGATCAAACAAGAAAGACCAAAAACGTACATGAGATGTTAAGAATGACTGGTTGACTCTCAGTTTGTACTGTAGCGAATTGAGCTGTGCATTTCATCTCTTTTTTGTGCAGTTGGCACGTTCCTCTTCCTTGTATTGTCTCAGTAGACACCCACAGCCCTCCCTTTTCCTCCATGGAAGTCACTGCTGTAGAATTTACAGGCAAACGGCTCCAGcgaagggatggaggagaggatgggcaGGAATGCCAGACAGTACAGTTGGCCTGGAATAaggctccatccaccaatgcatTCTTCATGGATAAGGCAGGAGCTTTTCTATCTGCAAGTTCAAATAAATGATTATTAGCTGGAACCAAAGGCAAACAAGGCATTACCAGTTCCAGTTCCTGTGACTAATGGTTTAACGCCCTGTCTGCAATTCTCATTCAGTTTTAACATAGTGCTCCAACTACTTATCACTATCACTCCTAA
This DNA window, taken from Oncorhynchus keta strain PuntledgeMale-10-30-2019 unplaced genomic scaffold, Oket_V2 Un_contig_8339_pilon_pilon, whole genome shotgun sequence, encodes the following:
- the LOC118364322 gene encoding sialoadhesin-like — translated: MDILSFITGCTLVSLGHCWIVKVPNTVKAVDGSCVEVSCHTAPHHRVIWYRYHSILYPKVYDGKEPTSVESSFRGRTSVPGNASEGDCTLRVESVTWTDNNLQLYVWINPDESATQNFHRQIARITIENRKAPALSMKNALVDGALFQANCTVWHSCPSSPPSLRWSRLPVNSTAVTSMEEKGGLWVSTETIQGRGTCQLHKKEMKCTAQFATVQTESQPVILNISYAPVGVKVMVDEQPVSEGHSVNLECVADSNPQPGRYVWIRRQGGQSIQMNSTQGKMSYPNISRDTSFSCIAQNNIGSNQSAWLFLDVNFPPAILSDSTCSLKGGILHCVCRAEARPNATLHWTINGSSTLPSSFTSITIYRENMVSAELTGPVESRPNVSCVASNSLATDIQQLPLDTKFTAGQFLPWMLTALAVVSVFLWVAVMFVRRIRCRERPKASSNLPTLDIPLRQPDMSESLRYSNPQKPQQNTKRTKPKAMPMAIPKEKARTEGQSSVYENDFVPNKPSQNPAKNYENYPKIKLQDNTKAMCSNMDDIYQNY